One window from the genome of Candidatus Chlorohelix allophototropha encodes:
- a CDS encoding DnaJ domain-containing protein, which yields MAEVRRRQQIDYYRVLQVDPAAETEVVEAAYKALVKKYHPDRNRAPEAEQRMAQINMAFDVLRDPEKRRDYNQIRDSLDRYNRNPPEQTARPRPTEKPVTTNESATSPSTQEEPPPPRTKPRPNYFVEREAREASHGFNPLPWVIAGMVFLILLTGCLLLLETAFGNPLATSFITTKNPNLPQSGYLVITAPPSTATPSPVGVLSREGALAFLQTPDSFDRRVLDLTITQPDTMRVTIRLSEKGGTTNAETVATSNKPDSLDLLRQSEQTAYVLIYTLYRQYPDLNRLVLTLTDPKDEKRQVYRADTTRNSAFSFFNWRGEVNPRQQVVQDMARFAAEDRMAYHYGASLDDQTHKIISNPTPENILAEAGVWVPSDGIQVKVEGSGAINIGYLINKNEQEMKSDWAKIFYALYTRFPYLDRISITKGVVGTSGTEIRVSERSLFNRVTQAGWAQRLFAKGIADPKSLIDSLPNDPSLSFQPPQTIQVEVKPGGSGKGKNWEISDPSRYLLQARIGNLTSERGKFMLLNLKLTNINTVRDWPNVSQLFTLLDGQGYSYRTDVIAALAQYLTPPSNAAPYGSIEPSKSFTILLVFDIPDNSSNLRLVMQDDTSTVVLPLN from the coding sequence ATGGCGGAAGTTCGACGCAGACAACAAATAGATTATTATCGGGTGTTACAGGTTGACCCTGCCGCAGAAACCGAGGTAGTTGAGGCTGCCTATAAAGCGCTGGTCAAGAAATATCACCCCGATCGCAATCGTGCGCCCGAAGCCGAGCAGCGCATGGCGCAGATTAACATGGCTTTTGATGTGTTACGCGACCCTGAAAAGCGGCGCGATTACAACCAGATTCGTGATAGCCTTGACCGCTACAATCGCAATCCGCCTGAGCAAACTGCTCGCCCGCGCCCTACTGAGAAACCGGTTACTACTAATGAGAGTGCCACTAGCCCCAGCACTCAGGAAGAACCACCGCCGCCGCGTACTAAACCACGCCCTAATTATTTCGTAGAGCGAGAGGCGCGAGAGGCATCCCACGGGTTTAACCCTTTGCCTTGGGTTATCGCAGGGATGGTTTTTTTAATCCTGTTGACAGGGTGCCTGTTGTTACTTGAAACAGCATTTGGCAATCCGCTTGCTACCAGCTTTATAACTACAAAAAACCCGAATCTCCCCCAATCCGGTTATCTGGTAATTACCGCGCCTCCCTCCACTGCTACACCTTCTCCGGTGGGGGTGCTTAGTCGCGAAGGTGCTTTAGCTTTCCTGCAAACTCCCGATTCATTTGACCGTCGCGTACTCGACCTGACTATTACTCAGCCTGATACAATGCGGGTTACTATTCGTTTGAGCGAGAAGGGCGGTACGACCAACGCCGAAACCGTTGCCACTTCCAACAAGCCCGACTCGCTTGACCTGTTACGCCAATCCGAACAGACCGCCTATGTGCTAATCTATACTCTTTACCGCCAATACCCAGATTTAAACCGTCTGGTGCTGACCCTGACCGATCCGAAGGATGAAAAGCGGCAGGTTTATCGTGCTGATACCACCCGCAACTCTGCTTTTAGCTTTTTCAACTGGCGGGGCGAAGTGAATCCTCGCCAACAAGTTGTTCAGGACATGGCGCGTTTTGCCGCTGAAGATCGAATGGCATACCATTACGGCGCATCTTTGGATGACCAAACCCATAAGATTATTAGCAACCCTACTCCTGAGAATATTTTGGCAGAAGCAGGTGTATGGGTTCCCTCCGATGGTATTCAGGTAAAGGTAGAGGGTAGTGGCGCTATCAATATCGGCTATCTTATCAACAAAAACGAACAAGAGATGAAAAGCGATTGGGCGAAGATTTTCTATGCGCTCTATACTCGTTTTCCCTATCTTGATCGAATCAGCATAACCAAAGGGGTTGTAGGTACTTCGGGTACTGAAATACGGGTCAGTGAGCGTAGCCTCTTTAACCGGGTTACACAGGCAGGTTGGGCGCAACGCCTTTTCGCTAAAGGTATTGCCGACCCCAAGAGCCTCATAGACAGCCTTCCCAACGACCCTTCCCTCAGCTTTCAGCCGCCCCAGACTATTCAGGTGGAAGTAAAACCCGGTGGTAGCGGGAAAGGCAAGAATTGGGAAATTTCAGACCCCAGCCGCTATCTTCTACAGGCTCGCATTGGTAACCTAACCAGCGAGCGCGGCAAATTCATGCTGCTTAATCTGAAACTAACCAATATTAATACGGTGCGTGATTGGCCCAATGTGTCGCAGTTGTTTACCCTGCTGGATGGGCAGGGCTATTCCTATCGCACCGATGTAATCGCGGCGTTGGCGCAATACCTCACCCCGCCTAGCAACGCTGCTCCCTACGGTTCAATCGAGCCTAGCAAGAGCTTTACTATCTTGCTGGTTTTTGATATTCCCGATAATTCCTCTAACCTGCGCTTGGTAATGCAGGATGATACCTCCACAGTGGTGTTGCCCTTGAATTAA